Genomic window (Acidobacteriota bacterium):
GTCCAGCAGCCTCTTGAGAAGCGCCGGGCGCTTGAAGGTGCAGATGCAGACGCTGATATGGTCGCCGCCGCTGCCCGCCATGGCGGCATCGTAGCCCTGAACGGGAAGGGCTGTCAACAGGCCTGACCGCCCTCGACAGGGGGGCGGGTTGAACGGATCCCCGACTTCTAATAGAATGCCCCACGTCGGGGGGCCGGCCCCCGGAGGAGTGAGAATGAGTCCGAGGAGCGGCCAGTCGAACCGAACGAGCGCCCGCGTCGGGCCGGGCCGTTGCGCCCTGATCATCGTCGAGAACCAAACCTATATCACGGATACCCGGGTCAAGGCCGAGGCGACGTCCCTGAGGGAAGCGGGCTGGCGCGTGCACGTCATCTGTCCGGCGCCGCCCGGGGCGGCCCCGGGGCCCGGGCGCGCGGCGGCCTATGCGGAGACCGACGCGGGCGGGATCGTCGTCCACACTTACCGCATGAAGTTCGCCGCCCGCGGCGTCTCGCGTTACATCAAGGAGTACCTCCTCTCCCTGTTCCATATCTCCCGCCTGGCGCTGCGGATCGACCGGAAGGAGCGCTTCGAGGTCGTCCATCTCTGCAATCCTCCCGACCTGCTTTTCGTCGTCGGCGCGCTGCTCAAGCTCCGGGGCGTGAAGGTCATCTTCGACCATCATGACCTCTTCCCGGAGATGATCCTGTCCCGCCACAAGGGCCCGTTGGGGTGGGCCTTCTTCCGGCTCTCGCGGCTCCTGGAATTCCTGACGTTCCGGACGGCCGACGCGGTCCTGTCCACGAACGAATCGTACCGGGACGTCGCCATCCGCCGGGGCCGCCTGGACGGGCGCGACGTCTTCATCGTCCGGAACGGGCCGTCTCCCGAAGAGATCCGCCCGGTGCCGCCGGAGCCGGCGCTGAAAAGGGGCTTCCCCCTGATGGCCTGCTATGCCGGCATCATGGGGCCGGAGGACGGCGTCCTGGAGCTCATCGAGGTCATCCGGGACGTCGTGGAGCGGCAGGGACGGGCCGACATCCTATTCTGCCTCCTGGGCGACGGGGCCGCGAAGCGGGAGGCCGAGGACCGGGCCCGGGATTGGGGCGTCGGGGACCACGTGGTCATGCCGGGCATGGTCCTGGACCGGGCGCTCTTCCGCCGCTACCTGTCGACGGCGGACATCATGCTCGCCCCGGAGACGTCCAATCCCCACAACGACAAATCGACCTTCATCAAGATCGCGGAATACATGGCCATGGGGAAGCCCATCGTGGCCTACGACCTGAAAGAGACCCGGTTCACGGCCGGGGACGCGGCGGTCTACGCCCCGTCGGGCGACATCCGGGCCTACGCGTCCGCGCTCGTGGGCCTCATGGAGGATCCCGCCCGGCGGGCCCGCCTCGGCGAGATCGGGGTGGAGCGGATCCGGGACCTCTTCCAATGGGAGCATCAGAAGGTCCATCTCCTCGAGGCCTATGACCATGTCCTCCGGACGGACGGCTGATCGGCGGGGCGGAAGATGAGCACGCTCGATCCGGGTTATGCCGCCGAGGTTGACCTGATCGACAAGACCGGCTGGCACGCCCTGCTGCCCGAGTTCGACGACGCGACCTTCTACCAGACCTGGTCCTATGGCGAGGCATCCTGGGGCGCGGGGAATGCCAGCCGCCTCGTCCTTCGCCGGGACGGCCGGGCCGTCGGCCTGGCCCAGCTGAGGATCGTCCGGTTCCCGCTCCTCCGGACCGGGGCGGCCTATCTCAACTGGGGGCCCCTGTGGAAGCCGCGGGGGACGGTTCCGGACCCGGCCTGCCTCCGGAACATGCTCAGGGCCCTGCGCAGCGAATACGTGGACGGCCGGGGCCTGTCCCTGCGGGTCCTGCCCAAGATCTTCGACCTGCCGGAGAACGCGGAGGCCGCCGGGGCCTTCGCTGCGGAAGGCTTCTCCCGCCGGCCGGACCCCTTGCGGACCTTCGTCGTCGACCTCCGTCCTTCGCTCGAGGAGATCCGGCAGAACCTGCACAAGAGCTGGAAG
Coding sequences:
- a CDS encoding glycosyltransferase family 4 protein; the protein is MSPRSGQSNRTSARVGPGRCALIIVENQTYITDTRVKAEATSLREAGWRVHVICPAPPGAAPGPGRAAAYAETDAGGIVVHTYRMKFAARGVSRYIKEYLLSLFHISRLALRIDRKERFEVVHLCNPPDLLFVVGALLKLRGVKVIFDHHDLFPEMILSRHKGPLGWAFFRLSRLLEFLTFRTADAVLSTNESYRDVAIRRGRLDGRDVFIVRNGPSPEEIRPVPPEPALKRGFPLMACYAGIMGPEDGVLELIEVIRDVVERQGRADILFCLLGDGAAKREAEDRARDWGVGDHVVMPGMVLDRALFRRYLSTADIMLAPETSNPHNDKSTFIKIAEYMAMGKPIVAYDLKETRFTAGDAAVYAPSGDIRAYASALVGLMEDPARRARLGEIGVERIRDLFQWEHQKVHLLEAYDHVLRTDG